In bacterium, a single window of DNA contains:
- the trpS gene encoding tryptophan--tRNA ligase has translation MAETRTRDILARPVAPGKRGRLLTGDRPTGKLHLGHYVGSLENRLRLQEEYECFFLVADYHVLTTGVERTREIRQNIHDLVLDYLAVGIDPERSTIYVQSLVPEVAVIYLIFSMLTAVPRLQRVPTLKEVMRDLKLETASVGLLSYPVLQAADIMMVRADVVPVGKDQSSHLEVTREIARRFNELYGPVFPEPQTITGRVGTLVGTDGQAKMSKSLDNAIYLSDDAATVTKKVSRMFTDPTRIHPTDPGHVEGNPVFIYHDAFNKDTAEIAELKDRYRKGTVGDVEVKKRLARAINEFLDPIRERRAAWAAQPGRLEEILVEGSRVARREAQETLALCLEHMGMDYFRVARSTAAHAKGS, from the coding sequence ATGGCGGAGACACGGACGAGAGACATCCTGGCGCGGCCGGTGGCGCCGGGCAAGAGAGGGCGGCTGCTCACCGGGGACCGCCCGACCGGCAAGCTCCACCTCGGGCACTACGTCGGCTCCCTCGAGAACCGCCTCCGGCTCCAGGAGGAGTACGAGTGCTTCTTTCTCGTCGCCGACTACCACGTGCTCACGACCGGTGTGGAGCGCACCCGGGAGATCCGCCAGAACATCCACGACCTGGTGCTCGACTACCTCGCCGTCGGGATCGATCCCGAGCGCAGCACGATCTACGTGCAGTCGCTCGTGCCGGAGGTCGCGGTCATCTACCTGATCTTCTCGATGCTGACGGCGGTGCCCCGGCTCCAGCGGGTGCCCACATTAAAGGAAGTGATGCGGGACCTGAAGCTCGAGACGGCGTCGGTCGGGCTGCTGTCGTACCCGGTCCTCCAGGCAGCCGATATCATGATGGTCCGGGCGGACGTCGTCCCGGTCGGCAAGGACCAGTCGAGCCACCTCGAGGTGACCCGCGAGATCGCGCGGCGGTTTAACGAACTGTACGGCCCGGTGTTCCCGGAGCCCCAGACGATCACCGGCCGCGTCGGGACGCTCGTCGGAACCGACGGGCAGGCGAAGATGAGCAAGTCGCTCGACAACGCGATCTACCTCTCGGACGACGCGGCGACGGTCACGAAGAAGGTGAGCCGGATGTTCACCGATCCGACCCGGATCCACCCCACGGATCCCGGCCACGTCGAGGGCAACCCCGTGTTCATCTACCACGACGCGTTCAACAAGGACACGGCCGAGATCGCGGAGCTCAAGGACCGCTACCGCAAGGGCACGGTCGGCGACGTCGAGGTGAAAAAACGCCTCGCGCGGGCGATCAACGAGTTTCTTGACCCGATCCGCGAGCGGCGGGCGGCGTGGGCGGCCCAGCCGGGGCGACTCGAGGAGATCCTCGTCGAGGGCAGCCGCGTGGCGCGGCGCGAGGCTCAGGAGACGCTGGCCCTGTGCCTCGAGCACATGGGGATGGATTACTTCCGGGTCGCCCGCAGCACGGCGGCGCACGCGAAGGGGAGCTGA